The Romeriopsis navalis LEGE 11480 genome includes a window with the following:
- a CDS encoding indolepyruvate ferredoxin oxidoreductase subunit alpha, with product MAHSIVTDVCQGVSDCVEACPVACIDQGPGKNTQGTDWYWIDFSTCIDCGICLQVCPVEGAIIPEERPELQRTPE from the coding sequence ATGGCCCATTCGATCGTAACTGATGTCTGTCAAGGTGTGTCGGACTGCGTTGAGGCTTGTCCCGTCGCTTGTATTGACCAAGGCCCTGGCAAAAATACCCAAGGTACTGACTGGTACTGGATTGACTTTTCCACTTGTATTGACTGTGGAATTTGCCTGCAGGTTTGTCCGGTAGAAGGTGCCATTATCCCCGAAGAACGTCCGGAACTGCAGCGGACACCGGAATAA
- the bchM gene encoding magnesium protoporphyrin IX methyltransferase, translated as MNTVDDKTVVREYFNATGFDRWRRIYGDGEVNVVQKNIRIGHQQTIDYVVDWLKADGNLSDITICDAGCGVGSLSIPLVAAGATNIDASDISEMMVGEAKERAAAELDHPSAVKFEAKDLEEISGQYHTVICLDVLIHYPPEKAGEMIKNLSAHADTRFIVSFAPKTWYYDALKKIGEFFPGPSKATRAYLHPEAYIVKLLAENGWKVARNDISKAPFYFSRLLELVKA; from the coding sequence ATGAACACAGTTGATGATAAAACCGTTGTTCGCGAGTATTTCAATGCCACTGGCTTCGATCGTTGGCGGCGGATTTATGGCGATGGCGAAGTGAACGTCGTCCAAAAGAACATTCGGATCGGTCACCAGCAGACGATCGATTATGTCGTGGACTGGCTCAAAGCCGATGGCAATCTCAGCGACATCACAATTTGCGATGCGGGTTGCGGCGTCGGCAGCTTAAGTATTCCATTAGTAGCTGCGGGTGCCACCAATATCGACGCCAGCGACATCTCTGAGATGATGGTCGGCGAAGCTAAAGAACGGGCCGCCGCTGAACTCGATCACCCCAGCGCGGTCAAATTCGAGGCCAAAGACTTAGAAGAGATTTCGGGGCAGTATCATACAGTGATCTGTTTGGATGTTTTGATTCACTATCCACCCGAAAAAGCGGGAGAAATGATCAAAAATCTCAGTGCCCATGCCGACACCCGCTTTATTGTCAGCTTTGCACCAAAGACCTGGTATTACGACGCCCTGAAGAAGATTGGGGAGTTTTTCCCCGGTCCCAGCAAAGCAACCCGGGCATACTTACATCCGGAAGCTTATATCGTGAAGCTGTTAGCGGAGAATGGCTGGAAAGTGGCGCGGAATGATATTTCCAAGGCTCCATTCTATTTCTCCCGCCTCCTGGAGTTAGTTAAGGCCTAA
- a CDS encoding ABC transporter ATP-binding protein: MSELILEVENVHAGYIKDVDILQGINMRIYAGELVTIIGPNGAGKSTLAKTVFGLLNPHTGAIRFNGQEIGGMSPDRIVQQGMGYVPQIANVFKSLTIDENLEMGAFVKDGAPIKRLKQEMYDRFPALAARKKQTAGTLSGGERQQVAMAKALMLRPALLILDEPSAALSPIMVKDVFEQIQQVQAEGTAILLVEQNAKQALQMSDRGYVLEAGRDKYEGRGVDLLNDPKVGELYLGVSAPH; the protein is encoded by the coding sequence ATGTCTGAGTTGATTCTGGAAGTTGAGAATGTCCATGCTGGATACATCAAAGATGTGGACATCCTGCAAGGCATCAACATGCGGATATATGCGGGGGAACTCGTGACGATTATTGGTCCGAATGGCGCGGGTAAATCGACCCTCGCCAAAACGGTTTTTGGACTGCTGAATCCCCATACTGGTGCCATTCGCTTTAACGGTCAGGAGATTGGGGGGATGTCGCCCGATCGGATTGTGCAGCAAGGGATGGGCTATGTCCCCCAGATCGCGAACGTCTTTAAGTCGTTGACGATCGACGAGAACTTGGAAATGGGGGCATTTGTGAAAGACGGTGCCCCGATTAAACGTTTGAAGCAAGAAATGTACGATCGGTTTCCAGCGTTGGCCGCGCGGAAAAAACAGACTGCTGGGACGCTTTCCGGCGGTGAACGGCAGCAAGTAGCGATGGCAAAAGCCTTAATGTTACGTCCGGCCCTGTTGATTTTGGATGAGCCATCGGCGGCCCTCTCACCCATTATGGTGAAGGATGTGTTTGAACAGATTCAGCAGGTGCAGGCGGAAGGGACGGCGATCTTGCTCGTTGAGCAAAATGCCAAGCAAGCCTTACAAATGTCCGATCGTGGCTATGTGCTTGAAGCTGGACGCGATAAGTATGAAGGGCGCGGCGTTGATCTGCTGAATGATCCGAAAGTGGGCGAACTTTACCTTGGCGTATCGGCCCCACACTAG
- a CDS encoding ATP phosphoribosyltransferase regulatory subunit — translation MVYQPPTGARDLLPLDVAQKRWIEKRLQAVFHRWGYHRIITSTLERLDTLIAGGAIDPSTILAVQGAADEQLGLRPELTASIARTAVNRMSVSRFPQRLYYSANVFCRPDEDSHSSQQELFQAGVELLGGGGILADVEVLSIAMDCLANVGLGAVQSPQWQLIVGEAGLTKSLLSVFPERIRQTVRQAIAQLDLTGLEALPLEGALRDRALQMLDLRGEPTAVLQKVSQWDLDASQRQQVERLKTLFELMQASVGEGVKLPIVLDLSLIRTFDYYTGIVFEVASTGGTVQQVLAQGGRYDELLGSYHPQGDSVPGIGFSFQIDELYPVLLAAQQLPQSVPTSDYLVVAQDESACAAALRYAQTLRADQPELRVELNLDAGQKPERAAIIDYAQTRNIAQISWVSAEGITVEPVSQ, via the coding sequence ATGGTGTACCAACCTCCCACCGGGGCAAGGGATTTATTGCCTTTGGATGTGGCGCAAAAACGCTGGATCGAAAAGCGTCTGCAGGCCGTTTTTCATCGCTGGGGGTATCACCGGATTATTACGTCTACCCTGGAGCGGCTGGATACGCTGATCGCGGGTGGGGCGATTGATCCATCCACGATTCTTGCAGTTCAAGGTGCCGCGGACGAACAATTGGGACTCCGCCCCGAGTTGACGGCCTCAATTGCGCGGACTGCCGTAAACCGGATGTCGGTTTCACGCTTTCCGCAACGGCTTTACTACAGTGCGAATGTTTTTTGCCGCCCCGATGAAGATAGTCATAGTTCCCAGCAAGAGCTGTTCCAGGCAGGCGTAGAGCTGCTGGGGGGCGGCGGCATTCTGGCGGATGTGGAAGTATTGTCGATCGCCATGGATTGTTTGGCCAACGTTGGCTTGGGCGCCGTGCAGTCCCCGCAGTGGCAGTTGATTGTGGGGGAGGCGGGGCTGACTAAATCCCTCTTATCCGTTTTTCCTGAGCGGATTCGGCAAACGGTGCGGCAGGCGATCGCGCAATTGGATTTGACCGGCTTAGAAGCGTTGCCGCTTGAAGGAGCGTTGCGCGATCGGGCGCTGCAAATGTTAGATCTGCGCGGTGAACCAACAGCGGTACTGCAGAAGGTTAGTCAGTGGGATCTCGATGCGTCCCAACGACAGCAGGTTGAGCGGCTGAAGACGTTGTTTGAGCTGATGCAAGCCAGTGTGGGCGAAGGCGTGAAACTGCCGATCGTGCTGGATTTAAGTTTGATCCGGACTTTTGACTACTACACCGGCATTGTTTTTGAGGTGGCTAGTACCGGTGGCACGGTGCAGCAAGTGCTGGCCCAGGGGGGGCGGTATGACGAATTACTCGGTAGCTATCATCCCCAGGGTGATTCCGTCCCGGGAATTGGTTTTAGTTTCCAAATTGACGAATTGTACCCGGTGTTATTGGCGGCGCAGCAGTTGCCGCAGTCGGTGCCGACGAGTGATTATCTGGTCGTTGCCCAGGATGAGTCGGCCTGTGCCGCCGCGCTGCGTTATGCCCAAACCCTGCGGGCCGATCAACCCGAACTCCGAGTCGAACTAAATTTGGACGCCGGCCAAAAGCCGGAACGTGCGGCGATTATCGACTATGCCCAAACTCGCAATATTGCCCAAATTAGTTGGGTCAGTGCAGAAGGGATTACGGTCGAACCCGTGAGCCAGTAA